The following are from one region of the Bradyrhizobium septentrionale genome:
- a CDS encoding NAD-binding protein: MLESLGEAFALVRKSGIDPHRYLNILTSTLFSAPVYRTYGPIIADEKQPADGFKMSLGLKDMRLALAAADALAVPMPVASLVRDHFIEGVAQGDGDADWSGLARLAARRAGL; this comes from the coding sequence GTGCTCGAGTCGCTGGGCGAGGCATTCGCGCTGGTGCGCAAATCCGGTATCGACCCGCATCGTTATCTCAATATTCTGACTAGCACGCTGTTTTCAGCGCCGGTCTATCGGACTTACGGACCAATCATCGCCGACGAGAAACAACCCGCTGATGGCTTCAAGATGTCGCTCGGGTTGAAGGACATGCGGCTGGCGCTCGCCGCAGCCGACGCGCTGGCGGTCCCGATGCCGGTCGCGAGCCTGGTGCGGGATCATTTCATCGAGGGCGTCGCGCAAGGCGACGGCGACGCCGACTGGTCCGGCCTGGCACGGCTCGCCGCGCGAAGGGCGGGGTTGTAA
- a CDS encoding NAD(P)-binding domain-containing protein has translation MSSVRTAIEALAREGAKIAERVADACQDEILITMLADDATVEGVEFGDRGALSALRRDAIHISMSTISVGLSDHLTEAHGKAGQGYVAAPVFGRPAAAAKLFIIATGADAMLKRCHQLFDAMGQETFVISNRPSEVIW, from the coding sequence TAAGCTCCGTTCGTACGGCGATTGAAGCCCTGGCGCGCGAGGGCGCGAAAATCGCCGAGCGCGTTGCCGATGCCTGCCAAGACGAAATTCTCATCACGATGCTCGCCGACGACGCGACCGTTGAGGGCGTCGAGTTCGGAGACCGCGGCGCGCTTTCCGCGCTTCGCCGCGATGCCATCCACATTTCCATGAGCACGATCAGCGTGGGGCTGTCCGATCACCTGACGGAGGCGCATGGCAAAGCCGGCCAGGGTTACGTCGCTGCGCCTGTGTTCGGGCGGCCCGCGGCGGCAGCCAAGCTTTTCATCATCGCGACCGGCGCTGACGCGATGCTCAAGCGTTGCCATCAGCTGTTTGATGCGATGGGTCAGGAGACTTTTGTCATCAGCAACCGCCCCTCCGAGGTAATCTGGTAA